The following are from one region of the Natronosporangium hydrolyticum genome:
- a CDS encoding STAS domain-containing protein, producing MERPELTISVHRTPSEAVVNLAGEIDMLTATRLSNTVNDILGDPPPRIVLNLSGVTFCDSQGLGTLVVLSRKASTAQSVLVLTNVGDFLLRVLDITGLRSALMIRNESATR from the coding sequence GTGGAACGCCCAGAGCTGACGATCTCAGTTCACCGGACGCCGAGCGAGGCCGTGGTCAATCTCGCTGGCGAGATCGACATGCTCACGGCCACCCGGCTCTCCAACACCGTCAACGACATCTTGGGTGACCCGCCGCCCCGAATCGTGCTGAACCTCTCCGGTGTGACGTTCTGCGACTCGCAGGGGCTGGGGACCTTGGTGGTGCTGAGTCGCAAGGCCAGCACCGCACAGAGTGTGTTGGTGCTCACCAACGTCGGCGACTTTCTGCTGCGGGTGCTGGACATCACCGGGCTGCGCTCGGCGTTGATGATCCGCAACGAGTCCGCCACCCGCTGA
- a CDS encoding response regulator, with amino-acid sequence MTSPRLGSTGRTAKALLVDDRKENLTALAALLQGIPVEPVSVTSGEAALKKLLVDDFAVIMLDAQMPEMDGFETASHIKARERTRHIPIIFLTAADRDAQLALRGYAAGAVDYLTKPVDPFALRAKVELFVDLWTKTNELTRKQAIVAEQEQRQQALAEAVDAALEALHGSDGVRDVGRAIEVLSRAQQF; translated from the coding sequence GTGACCAGCCCCCGGCTCGGCAGCACCGGCCGGACCGCCAAGGCGCTGCTGGTCGACGACCGCAAAGAAAACCTCACCGCCCTGGCCGCGCTGTTACAGGGGATACCGGTCGAGCCGGTCTCGGTGACCAGCGGCGAGGCGGCGCTGAAGAAGCTGCTGGTCGACGACTTCGCGGTGATCATGCTCGACGCCCAGATGCCGGAGATGGACGGGTTCGAGACGGCGAGCCACATCAAGGCCCGCGAGCGGACCCGACACATCCCGATCATCTTCCTCACCGCCGCCGATCGGGACGCGCAGCTGGCGCTGCGCGGGTACGCGGCGGGCGCGGTCGACTACCTCACCAAGCCGGTCGACCCGTTCGCCCTGCGCGCCAAGGTCGAACTCTTCGTCGACCTGTGGACCAAGACCAACGAGCTCACCCGGAAGCAGGCGATCGTCGCCGAGCAGGAGCAGCGCCAGCAGGCGCTCGCCGAGGCGGTGGATGCCGCGCTGGAGGCGCTGCACGGCAGCGACGGGGTGCGGGACGTCGGCCGGGCGATCGAGGTGCTCTCCCGGGCGCAACAGTTCTAA